Proteins co-encoded in one Capnocytophaga ochracea DSM 7271 genomic window:
- the upp gene encoding uracil phosphoribosyltransferase: MIIHHLGEEPSVLNRFIAQLRDVNIQADRMRFRKNLERIGEVLCYEMSKFLHYKTETITTPLGEKKVQLPKDEIVICSILRAGLALHQGLMNYFDNADNAFISAYRKHTSETDFDIMVEYLASPSLEGKILFLADPMLATGRSFANVFNALKPLGTPKEIHLFAVIGAQQGIEYLEDKFPETTHLWIATIDAHLNDHGYIVPGLGDAGDLAFGNKME, encoded by the coding sequence ATGATCATACATCATTTAGGCGAAGAGCCTTCCGTATTAAACCGATTTATCGCCCAGTTGCGTGATGTAAATATTCAAGCAGACCGTATGCGATTCCGTAAAAATTTGGAACGAATAGGGGAGGTGTTGTGTTACGAGATGAGTAAGTTTCTACACTATAAAACGGAAACAATTACTACACCTTTGGGCGAAAAGAAGGTACAACTTCCGAAAGACGAGATAGTAATTTGCTCTATTTTGCGTGCTGGTTTGGCATTGCATCAAGGCTTGATGAACTACTTTGATAATGCTGATAATGCGTTTATCTCGGCTTATCGCAAACACACTTCCGAGACTGATTTCGATATAATGGTGGAGTATCTGGCTTCGCCGTCCTTAGAAGGTAAAATCTTATTCTTAGCTGACCCAATGCTGGCTACAGGGCGTTCGTTTGCTAATGTATTCAATGCGCTGAAACCTTTAGGAACACCTAAAGAGATACATTTATTTGCTGTTATAGGGGCACAGCAGGGGATAGAATACTTGGAAGATAAGTTTCCTGAGACTACTCATTTATGGATTGCTACCATAGATGCTCACCTTAACGACCACGGCTATATAGTACCAGGTTTAGGTGATGCGGGTGATTTAGCTTTTGGTAATAAAATGGAGTAG
- a CDS encoding porin family protein: MKNKITKLTAFIAIMLLTTATYAQEFHLGAKAGANLGKVEGVAYDKNFKLGYQLGGFVEFDFNDSWGLQGEVLFSQTNTELRDSYQSVWNDKFEKKKTLNYVSVPVLFKYNPNGLISLHAGPQFSFLANRDQSTWENGEKLFKDTDFSLVAGAEVNLGPLFAYGRYVWGYSDISNALKEKATTQQIQLGVGVRF, from the coding sequence ATGAAAAACAAAATCACTAAATTAACAGCTTTTATTGCGATAATGCTACTCACCACCGCTACCTATGCTCAAGAGTTTCACTTAGGAGCAAAAGCAGGTGCTAACTTAGGTAAAGTAGAAGGTGTAGCCTATGACAAAAACTTTAAATTGGGCTATCAATTAGGTGGTTTCGTCGAATTCGATTTCAATGATAGCTGGGGGCTACAGGGGGAAGTACTCTTTAGTCAAACCAATACAGAGCTCCGCGATAGCTACCAATCTGTTTGGAACGATAAGTTCGAAAAGAAAAAAACACTGAACTACGTAAGTGTACCAGTACTCTTCAAATACAACCCTAACGGATTGATTTCACTACACGCAGGACCTCAATTTAGTTTCCTTGCCAACCGCGACCAAAGTACTTGGGAAAACGGAGAAAAGCTCTTTAAAGATACTGATTTTTCATTAGTAGCAGGAGCCGAAGTAAATTTAGGTCCTCTTTTTGCTTACGGTCGCTATGTATGGGGTTACAGTGATATTAGTAACGCCCTTAAAGAAAAAGCAACCACCCAACAAATACAATTGGGCGTAGGGGTACGTTTTTAG